One part of the Leucoraja erinacea ecotype New England chromosome 17, Leri_hhj_1, whole genome shotgun sequence genome encodes these proteins:
- the galr1b gene encoding galanin receptor type 1b, whose translation MSSSNVSASMENADLPLFSMGPEGVVVPVIFGFIFLLGITGNTLVLVVLGRTKSKKARSTTNVFILNLSISSIAFLVFCVPFEATIYTLPGWIFGAFLCKTVHYFKMVTMLVSIFTMVAMSVDRYIAVVRSMRPPSIRTTRNATIGVGLTWLLSLLVAVPVAQQQTLQGHTRAPNISFCWNSWQNNPEERVYKVGILVIGYLLPLLLICYCYAKILFHLHKKMRNVSKKSKRSKKKTAQTVMLVVATFLLSWLPQHIITMWAQFGNFPMTDASFAFRIISHCMVYGNSCINPIIYGFLSENFRKACHQAFVCKFPSPHPIEEKVVRIRMENFSAASTSTNA comes from the exons ATGAGCTCCAGCAACGTCAGCGCTTCCATGGAGAACGCCGACTTGCCGCTCTTCTCCATGGGGCCAGAAGGTGTGGTCGTACCGGTGATATTTGGCTTCATATTTCTTCTGGGCATCACTGGGAACACTCTGGTGTTGGTCGTCTTGGGACGGACCAAGTCGAAGAAGGCGCGGAGTACAACCAATGTCTTCATTCTGAACCTCAGTATCTCCAGCATTGCCTTCCTGGTCTTCTGTGTGCCATTCGAAGCCACTATCTACACGCTGCCCGGCTGGATCTTCGGCGCTTTCCTCTGCAAGACGGTGCACTACTTTAAAATGGTCACCATGCTGGTGAGCATCTTCACCATGGTGGCCATGTCGGTGGACAGATACATCGCCGTGGTCCGCTCCATGCGCCCCCCGTCCATCAGGACTACGAGGAACGCCACGATCGGGGTGGGCTTGACTTGGTTGCTGTCTTTGTTGGTTGCCGTCCCCGTAGCTCAGCAACAGACCCTGCAGGGACACACCAGAGCGCCCAATATCTCCTTCTGCTGGAACTCGTGGCAGAACAACCCCGAGGAACGCGTCTACAAAGTTGGCATCTTGGTGATCGGTTACTTGCTGCCTCTTCTGCTGATCTGCTACTGCTATGCCAAG ATCTTGTTCCATCTCCACAAAAAGATGAGGAATGTTTCAAAAAAATCAAAGCGCTCCAAGAAAAAG ACTGCCCAGACAGTCATGCTAGTTGTGGCCACTTTTCTTCTGTCTTGGCTGCCTCAACACATCATAACCATGTGGGCCCAATTTGGAAATTTCCCGATGACTGATGCATCCTTTGCATTCAGGATCATCTCGCATTGCATGGTGTATGGAAATTCCTGCATCAATCCCATAATATATGGATTCCTGTCGGAAAACTTTCGGAAAGCCTGCCATCAGGCCTTTGTGTGCAAATTCCCTTCCCCACATCCCATTGAGGAAAAAGTTGTCAGGATCCGCATGGAAAACTTCTCTGCTGCCTCTACAAGTACAAACGCTTGA